The genomic interval GAAATTAATTCTGTAAAACATATCTTACTTCACTAACCTACTCCGTTAGTCAAAGTTCATTTCTTTATCACTCTCATTTTAGCATAAGTAACAAACTGTCTTATTCAATAAACAATCTAGACATAAAGAAGAAAAGCATCATATATTTATTTCTGATTTGCGCTAATTTTTTTTAGATAACAATTTGCTATTTGCTCCATTAATTAATCTAGCTAACTGAAATAACTAACATTTCTTACAGTATAGAAATCCCTCATAATGAGATGTAAATTTAAGTACATTTTCATATTCCTTTTGAGGATAATATTTGTAAGAAAGGTGGTATAAATAATGAAGAAAAAAATAATTTCAGTTTTCCTTTTAGTCCTATTTTTAATCCCAACAACAGCAAATTATGCTGAAGATAATTATTACCATCCTGTTAAAAAATCTAATGAAGAACTGATGATGGATTTATTTTCAACCTTACTATTACCTGATATTAATAAAGCTGTTAATAATTATTACAAAGATTATCTTAAAACTAACACCACAGTTTATCCATATCAGATACAAATTGCAAAGATGGAAAGGATAGGAGGATA from Bacillus sp. SM2101 carries:
- a CDS encoding DUF3888 domain-containing protein, yielding MKKKIISVFLLVLFLIPTTANYAEDNYYHPVKKSNEELMMDLFSTLLLPDINKAVNNYYKDYLKTNTTVYPYQIQIAKMERIGGYRRFEFLITIEVTPVVGAHISVGKDQLTFYISSGNVKMKDFKHIETHKLPPHWQDIIIKELPL